A genomic region of Erythrobacter sp. SCSIO 43205 contains the following coding sequences:
- a CDS encoding glycosyltransferase: MKIAHTVANIDEEASGPYYSVPSLVAALNRRGHDAEVVTVSSKELTFALGAPVQSFEADEVFPSVLKRLGRSRQMDRYIKASDADIFHAHGLWMMSNIYPARKVAGSETPLVLAPRGMLGRDALKFSKPVKNLFGLLYQNRALQAVSCFHATAQSELEDIRAFGLKQPVAIVPNGIDLPTLDNRPAKPDGQLPYILSLGRVHPKKALDRLISAFASVADEFAHWRLRIIGPSEGGYAQRLEAQAKELGLSDRVSIEKPVFGAAKIALMQQAEIFALSTLHENFAMTVAESLAVETPVISTKGAPWSGLESHGCGWWTDHGIEPMASALRKAMALSNDQRQAMGAKGREWMNREFGWAGIAAKMEQVYQWLLKDGQKPDFVHLG; the protein is encoded by the coding sequence CTCACACTGTTGCCAATATCGATGAAGAGGCCTCGGGCCCGTATTACTCGGTCCCAAGTCTTGTCGCCGCGCTCAACCGCCGCGGGCATGATGCCGAGGTGGTGACGGTATCAAGCAAAGAACTGACATTCGCATTGGGCGCGCCGGTGCAATCGTTCGAGGCTGATGAGGTCTTCCCATCGGTGCTCAAGCGGCTGGGCCGGTCGCGCCAGATGGATCGATACATCAAGGCCTCTGATGCCGATATATTCCACGCCCACGGGCTTTGGATGATGTCGAACATCTATCCTGCCAGAAAGGTGGCGGGTTCGGAAACGCCGCTGGTGCTCGCTCCGCGGGGAATGTTGGGGCGCGATGCGCTGAAATTCTCGAAACCGGTCAAGAACCTGTTCGGTTTGCTTTATCAGAACCGCGCTTTGCAGGCTGTGTCCTGCTTCCATGCGACGGCGCAAAGCGAGCTGGAGGATATCCGCGCCTTCGGGCTGAAACAGCCGGTTGCCATCGTGCCCAACGGCATTGATCTGCCGACGCTCGATAACCGACCGGCGAAGCCGGATGGCCAGCTCCCGTACATTCTCTCGCTCGGTCGCGTGCACCCGAAGAAGGCTCTGGATCGACTGATCTCGGCTTTCGCCAGTGTCGCTGACGAATTCGCACACTGGCGTTTGCGGATCATCGGGCCGAGCGAAGGCGGCTACGCCCAAAGGCTTGAGGCACAGGCGAAAGAGCTTGGCCTGTCTGACCGCGTGTCCATTGAGAAGCCCGTCTTTGGCGCAGCCAAAATCGCCCTGATGCAACAAGCTGAGATATTCGCCTTGTCCACGCTCCATGAAAATTTCGCGATGACGGTTGCGGAAAGCCTGGCAGTCGAAACGCCGGTAATCTCAACCAAAGGGGCACCTTGGTCCGGGCTTGAGTCACATGGCTGCGGCTGGTGGACTGATCACGGGATTGAGCCGATGGCCAGCGCTTTGCGAAAGGCAATGGCCTTGTCTAATGACCAGCGCCAAGCCATGGGGGCCAAAGGCAGAGAATGGATGAACCGCGAATTCGGCTGGGCCGGGATCGCGGCAAAGATGGAACAGGTTTACCAATGGCTCCTGAAGGATGGGCAAAAGCCTGACTTCGTGCACTTGGGCTAA
- a CDS encoding putative colanic acid biosynthesis acetyltransferase, producing MTDVASNRAATKWSTEAKIGRLLWAMCNPLFRLSPRPFWGWRRMLLRAFGAKVGADAHIYPTVRITIPWNLDIADGCAIGDHAILYALGPIRIGPRATVSQYAHLCAGTHDWRDPLMPLIKAQIVVGADAWVCADAFVGPGVTIGNGAIVGARAVAVRDVAANVVSAGNPAKKIGNRPIC from the coding sequence ATGACTGACGTCGCTTCAAATCGCGCAGCCACCAAATGGAGCACCGAGGCCAAGATCGGCCGGCTGCTCTGGGCAATGTGCAACCCGCTCTTCCGGCTCAGCCCGCGCCCGTTTTGGGGATGGCGACGTATGTTGCTGCGCGCATTCGGGGCCAAGGTCGGTGCGGATGCCCACATCTACCCCACAGTGCGGATCACGATCCCGTGGAACCTCGATATCGCGGATGGCTGCGCCATTGGCGATCATGCAATTCTCTATGCGCTGGGCCCAATTCGTATTGGGCCGCGGGCCACCGTCTCGCAATACGCGCATCTGTGTGCGGGAACGCATGATTGGCGGGATCCTTTGATGCCGCTGATCAAGGCGCAAATTGTCGTGGGCGCCGATGCCTGGGTGTGCGCCGATGCGTTTGTCGGCCCCGGTGTAACCATTGGCAACGGGGCTATCGTGGGTGCGAGAGCGGTTGCGGTACGAGACGTCGCAGCCAATGTTGTTTCTGCTGGGAACCCCGCGAAGAAGATTGGAAATCGACCGATATGCTGA